acaaaaaaaattagttaaaatgactaaatttatACTGTTTTAATGATgaataactaaattattttaatgttttgaagaaagagtaattttaattttcatttataattaagagacaaaaacatgtttaaaaagaaatttgttcATATTCAAGAAAGTGACTATGTGAGAAAAGTTAGGAGGGTGTGTTGAAgtgaaaaaaatcataatttagaGTTTTAAAACAGGAAAGCTGATTTCGGaggaaaatgaaagaatttatttttaatttgaaaaaaaattaaacatgtaaGAAGGTTACTTAATgtggtaaaaaaataaaattacttttaagttttttttggTGTTAGAATGCGTcatgtttatgttttttgtgTGCCTATTGTATTGCATTATCTATAGATATCAACGAATTTGATGATGGTAAAGATACCAAACAACTTTTAAGCTGTCTGTGCTTTCTTGGTTCCAAAACtgtaatttttgaaaacaattCTAAACCTATTTATGCAGGAAACAATTATCCAAAAAACACACTCTATTTTACTTTcaaaaactatataaattttGAGAACTAAAATCAAGCAAGTCCTAGTGTAGTATCCTACGAATTTTACCTCagtatcaacaaaaaaaaatgcattttatgAATCCCACGCAAAAGTTTAATTGGCAGAGAGCGGATATTTTACTCGTGGTTCAAACATCATTTACCCCGAAAACACATTGGACAAACCAAGGTCAGCATGAGAGTTAATTGCACTAATCTCATGAACAATTTCATTAAGCGCAACTTCGTCTTTGAGTATTGAAGTATGCGACACACCATCTATCTTAACCACTTTAAGGTATTGATTTTTCTCCTCTTTCCATAGTGCTTGAAGCGCCAGCAAGCTCACCAAGTTCACCGTTCCATCACCATCCCCATATGAAATTTCTGGCCGCTCATCAAAATCCCCTTTCTCATAAAACAAGCTTTCCAAGGTTCTCACTCCTGTTCCCATAATACAAGTTATAGGCACGTGTGGCGCTGGAATGTTCCCTATCAAGGGTACAATGCGTGTTTCGTAAGGGTAAACCCCTTCGGGAAAACCAATGTCCTTGAGAAAATCAACCATGTCATGTGCGGAATAGGTCTTATTTGGAGTGATCACAATTGGTTTTTGAGGACCAAATATTTTGGGGTTAGGCAAAAGCCAGAGGTTACTCTCGGAGCTTCTTTGTTCACCCCTCACTAACAAAGGGTCCACCAGGGGCACTCCTAGAGTGTTGCCAGATGCAAAGGTGAACATTTCGTCTACAGCACCACCCCATGGAGCTGAAAGAGCAATGAAGTGTTTGATGAATTTTTCACGCCAAGAAGGAGGGTTTCGAATTAGGAGTTGTAGGACAAATAAACCTCCTAAACTGTGGGATACCAGTATCACTGGCTTCCCACCGTTGGAAGCGCTTGCTTCTTCTATCAATTTCGTTAGGTCTTTTAGGAACTTGGAACCCACTTGTGAGGGATGACCTTCAGCAGCTAAACCATATCGAAAGTCATAGGGGGCACCAAATAGAGTCTCACCATCAGCATAACCAAGCTCTTGCAATGAATCCACCAGGGATGCCATGTATTCGGTAATATGCCTATTAGGGGTACAATATGTGTTCATTAATTGGTGAAACATTCTTAATAAACACAAAGTTGTATTGTGCTGTGTTGTGCCTAAAAGTCTTGagaaaaattgaagaagaaagggaggcACTTACTTGAGACGAGGATTGAGATAAAGAAGGGAATTGATGGAACCGAATTGAGGGACCCGAGTGAGAACTCCGGGGGTGTTGAAGTAATCATCGAGTTGTGGATGGTAGTGAAGGGTCATGCGTTGAGCAAAGCATTGAGTGAAAGGTGCAAGAATGACACTGGAATCAAACCAGAGTCTGAACCAGCCTTTGTTTTTCTTCCCAAGAGGGTACCAGGATTCGCAGATGAAACTGGATGGCTTGTACTCTCTGCTCAACTTGGCTTCTAGCTGGTTCCCTCCGTTACCAGGTACTAGAATCAATGGGTGCAGGTTCCCGCTTGTGCTGGCCCCGCACGTGCATACCACTGACAACATCACAACGACAACCTCTGTGAGTGTCGCAAACCCAATCCTGACCACACCCTGTTTCTTCATTATAATATGGATGATAACTTATCCAAATACCTACCATACCCCTTTCTGCTCCTGGGCTTTGTTTTTAAGTGTTCTTTATAGATGAGTAATGATGGAGGAAGAGAATCGGGTGAGAAGTAAAAAGGAAAGAATGTGGTGgacatttctcttttattttcgttttgaaTATTATGTACAAGAAATGGGGCAGCTAAGGTGCCACGTTTTCACATCTTTAATCGcttattttaaaactatgaaTGAATGACCGTGAGCTGGCGTGGAAATGCATTATATTCGATTTGATGGGCTAGGATGTTTTGGGTCATTGTGAAACGAAACTCATAAGGCCTGAAGAGTTAGTTGCAAGGCCCAAAGAAATACTACACTTTGATATTTCACATATTTGATAGGGGTGCAGGAAGGAATTGCTAGAAGTTGTTAATGTGAAACAAACAAGAGCAAAGGTTGAACCTAAGTTCAATGCTTTTGGTCTACTGGGCCTGTGTATACTTCCACAACTTTCGTGGGACCTttccaaattaaaaagaaaaaatactgaaaaaataatgggtgttgctccctccacctccacaGCCTTCTCCCTTCACCTCcccaattatctttaatttcaattatatccttaaagttaaaattttttacttttattattttattattttaatattttaatatttaaatataaactaatataaatatacattattaaaatacattaaaaagatattcaaaaataataaatcaaaatattaaaatatctaataaaataataacagaaacataaaattaaaacaaagcttaaacggatgacatccttcaacggatgtcaacatccgtttaaggcgaaacggatgtcgacatccgttttgccttaaacggatgttgaaatccgttgaaggatgtcatccttCGTTTTCATTTTACGTTTTAGGGTTAAAGGATTATTGGAAAGATTATTGAAAGGATTATtagaagggtttagggttattggaaggattatgactacgtacctggagaggaaccacgacaagcACACTACACCACAAAAGCATTGCACCACGTACTGCACCGAAagcaagaggaagattgcttgataattcttttcacgatcactgagctttgcagaaaaatattttattcatacaatgaactacgtaggttatcagtgaaatatgttataaatgagtaaaattaaaaaacaataattctaaaaataaaattttactgaggagcaaaatagtaaagaaagggtggagggagaaggctatggtggtggagggagcaacacccaaaaaTAATAGTTCTCATTCCACCAACAATGCATGACCTAATAAACcaataaaccaaaacaaaaaagatgAATTTAAATTCTGTACAAAATCAGTATATCTTGAAAGTGAGGAACAGCAGCAGCAGAAATTCAGCGGATAATAATCTAAACTCAAAAATGACTTCACATTTTTGACAAGATTACCATAATTGCAGCCATCAATTATAAACAGTTGAAAAAGTCTTAATGACCTTAACAACGTTTCTCCTTCATATTTTACTATTTCATTGACGATGAACTAAGTATCAGTATGCAAAATCACTAGCTTAAAAATCCTTGTATCTCTACATAGTTTAGGTTACTTAAAAACATATCTAGAAATTTGacaaattgtataaaaataaatttaaaacatttataacttttaataaattttatagtatCAAGATTTCATAATCTATgctaaaaatttctttcttacttctttatcttttaaaaaaagaaacttagaaatttattcttaaaattacaACGATACCGTGTGAAAGAGAAACATGATTtttgaatacaaaataaaaagtaaataaataaaaaaacacttagTTCAATTTATCTTCTTGTTCATGTTGTTGACAAGCTGCTTCATCTGAAACCTCCAAAACAAGAAATAAGCCAAGCCTATTCCAACCATCACATACATCCAAACATTCTCTCCCTCACTTTCTCTGGCAGACCTCACCTCTTCAATCTTAAAACTTTCACACGAATTCCCCGAAATGCCCTCCAGCACGTGCCCGTGCAGCACGTAAGCCCTCTCTCTCTCCCGCACCACAATCGAAGTGGGAAAACCCTCGTCATCAAGGTCAATTTTGTCAAACACCACACCCTGGCTCCACCCGTCGTTACTCTTCACCAACCACACCCTCTTCGACGACACCACCAAAACCACGCCGTCGTTCCTCAAAACCACGCCGTCCGCACCCACGAGATCCTCGTTCAGGAGCACAAGTTTCGCCACGCCGTCATCCGCGTCCACCTTGAACATCTTCCCCGTGTTGCTTTGAACCACCAAGAGATAACCCTTACCGTTATAAACCAGACCGTTTATGCCGCAGGAGCTGAACTTCTCGCCGATGATCATTGGGTGTTCGGTGAATCTGGCGGAATTTGAAAGGATCCAGGCTTCTCCCTTTTCGCTGACCTTCCAGATGTAGTTTCCCCCCGAGTTGGTCACATACGCGTTACCTTTGAAGTCCACTGCCACGTCGTTCGCGACGGCGCGTTTCTCGTCGCCTTCTTCCGCGTAGGGGAGGGCAGAAAGGAAGAGGCGGCTGCCGGAGCGGAGGTCGTAGGCGGCGAGCGCGTTGAACGGAGGTAGGGGGGGCAGTGCGTGAAGCGCCGCCAAGACGCGGTTGTTGCGGGAGTCCACGGCGAGGCCCAAGATGGTGACGTTTTCCGGGAGGGAGGGGTCGGAGACTAGGGTTTCGACCACCCCGGCGTCGGAGATCGCGGAGATGGTGCGGTGGCGGAGGGATCCGACCAGGAAGTGTTGCCCTGTGGGATCCCACGCTAGCCCTTCCGGGAAGAGATTCGGAGAGCGGAAATTGATGACGTGGGAACTGGCGGCGAGAATGGTTGAAATTTGGAGGGcgaagagaaggaagaaaacgATGGTGGGTGTGGGATTGGTAAAGCAGTGTTTGGATGTCATTGTTGACAGTTTTGCGAGGTTGTGTTGAATTGGTGTGTTTTCTTACGAGCTTAGGTCTTTTACTTGGGTTTTCTTGTCAAACGGATTTAGATAGAATTTGTTTTGTAAAACTATAACATGGAACTTAATCTTTAATATGGGGTTAATATTATTGGCTGTTAGATTTAATActttatctataataaaataatatatgaaatcaGATTTCAAACTGAATATGTTTGACACTTTACCTACcattaaatatatagaaaattcaaaagtgactctttatatatttaaattcatagCTATGCAAATATTGTATACTGTAAAATGAAActaaatagtttaatttatgatattatgttcaacttttttttcttattatatttattttacggTTCGCCTTAGAATACTACCTAGATATTTTATGATGTCTCCCGTATTTTCTCTCATAAACtccataattttatttcttaaaacaaatataatttaatttaagttttcaaataaattagaatttatataatgattttttattaaaatcaagaAACATAAAACTATTAGCTTCGTACTTTGCAAAGCTAGGAAATAAATGTGGAGATATAAGAGGGGTTAATGTTGtaccaaaaaaaaacatttaaatccagataaaaatatatctttcaaaCAGATTACATAATACCAAATTACATTGCAAATCATACAATAGTACTCggattatttttttgaaattaatttgcaatcatatttacaaattaaaaaattctaaaaatataagaaattaaatattaacaaaaaggTTTAAATGCGGAAACGTTGCATAAAGAGAAAAAGTCACATTACAGATAAAACATatcagaaagaagaaaaaaagtcagattttataacttaaaccctaaacaatttttataactttaggATTTAATAGATGCATCTTTAAAACCAGATATTAAACAGAAATTCATCTAATGAGaccaagtaaaaaaaaaataagtaaatgtTATCTACTTTTATTGTTACTATTTTCGTAAATATCAACGAtgctcctttttcttttgtgtgaTTTACTTACCCTTTAGCAAGAGACTATTAAATGATTATACAATGTATGACATAATTGCTTTGATAATATACCATTGGAGttgaaatattttagaaatgtaCTTTGTTTTTTGTGGAAgacatcaaatattttattggataatgatactttgacaacatttttttgacaacattttaacattgtctacgtgtcattctgtgattgatctatattggtgtttatgattattattattgattgtggaataattttggaccaatcacagaatgacacgtagacaatgttaaaatgttgtcaaaaaaatgttgtcaaagtatcattatcctattTTATTATAGGAAATAGCAACAAAAATTGTGTTATAAGAAATGTTGTcaaagtgttttatttttgaagtcTGTATGGACGAAGTTGTTGGAAGTAAATGGTGGGTGAAGAAATGTTGCATGATGATGACTTCGTGGATGTTAGGTGAGCTTTTCCCTATTTTTTAGAATTGCAAGTGCTTAtgagtattatttttttcattgtacttttttataacataattaacaagGCCTTTCGGTAAAAACTTACATTATATGCAAATTGTATTGTAAATTATAGCTACAGTGAGTTATACCTTACTATTATATGCTCGTAATAAGTTTAGCCTTTCATTAAATTTTGCTATTGCTTGTTATGTTATCTTAGGTCTTTATAGCTACAGTGAGTTATTcctttccattttattttgttttaagcgTAAGTCACATTTAGGCAAGTGAATCTGAATTTTATTCTGCTGATTTACGTGTAAACAATCTTAGAAAGTGAATTATCATTTTGTGAATGTTtgtttatataatattgtatgGTTGTAGTTAGATTGTGGTTGGATGGAATAATTAGTGCATGTTTAAAACTTAAGTTTTGAATCAAGTATCAAATTaagtaagttaattttttttaagtgagatagctattaatttaatttgatattaaatattagatTGAGTGTTACGTGAtcatttagttaaaattatgagtggttttgttgaatttgataGAATATGTTTCCATTGAATTTTTGTGACTTGTTATATGGAATTGTGTTTTTATACATTCTTATTAGACTagagttaaattttgttttacatttaattGTTTTGCATTGCTGAGCGAGACAACTTTCACTGTAAGCTCGCTTGACAAGTGATTAAGTAACTGGACAAGATGATTCTggcaaataattttttattattcttcaaTCTTCCATTTTCCTACAAAATAATTCCACgaaaagataattatatttatctcaaggaaaaacataaaaatcctacgtcttttcattaaaataacacaaaatacaTGAATGAAGATAGATAATAAATTCTAATAAACATgaataataagtattttttcaTTGATAATTACTAACATACtaaaaattttgtcaataaaatttataattgaaaattttatctataatttttttatcgtcGATAAAACATagataattttgatttatcaaCTGATTCTAAACATTGTCAACAAATTTTAGCcattaacaatattatttttttcttataatatgttttttagattaaagttatgaaaatatattaacgttttaaataattaagaaagacattatttaattataaaattttagttatattgatataagaaaaacatataaataacttttaaaagatttattatgaatattttggTGTATAAATTTCATCCTTGTAAAAATCAATCTAAATTTATCACAAGTATATCTATAAAAGAAGTTTGAAATTCACTGATCTTTCTTAGAATTCTTTCACttataaaaatcaatcaaaatttattataagtaTATCTATAATAGAAGTTTGAAATTCACTAATCTTTGTTAGAATTCTTTCACTTATATAAATTGAGGAGATTGATTACattcaaataaaactaataaattttgttttatttatatttttttcatttttatgtaaTAGAGTTCTGTAATtcatgattaattttttaacgggGTTTAATTGTACACATGTTTATTGTGTATATTCCAAGAGTTCTTGAATTACAATTAAACTcaaaatctttttaattcttCAAAAGTGAAATTAGAGGCATGATTGATAAACTAATTTACAatactattatttaaatattaattcatgACACTATATTCTATCCTAAAGTTATTCtaagtttaacttaattttattcaaataatttataaaataaatttaaatattttgtaaattgattttatctctaattaatttaaaatattttgtaaattgtttttaaatcaAGACAAAATGtatgcttttatatatatatatatatataataataataataaattgatttatattataaattaattgaactTCAACGATTAAACATTTAAGTTGTGAGTGTTGTCTAGCAGTGCACTCCTTCTCATTGATTTAAAGCACACGGATCCTCTGTTTGGATTTGTCTTAATTTCCCAACCTGTAGccataaatacaaaaatagtCAACACTATTAATAATGCTCACCTTCTGCCACGTGTCTCTCTATTACcccatatttttttctcttccctttcactctcattttctcaatcttttcctttttactGCACTTTCTCACACCATTAATGTTAAAACTGCTGTCTATctctgctctctctctctctctctctctctctctctctctctctctctctctctctctctctctctctctctctctctctctctctctatatatatatatatatatatatatatatatatatatatatatatatatatatatatatatatatatatatattattaaaatcacCAATTCACACTTGCAAATACTTTTCTTCTCATCCCCCATCAGACCTGGTCTACTTTGTCATATACGTGTCTAACTTATAattttcaacattattattttttatcattaacatCGTCATTCTTCCTAACAGAATGTAAGTACAAAATGccctatttatttattgaaccaacattttttaactattatttaatataagtgCTACGTTATTTGATTGATTACATTTCTTGACCGAGCCTTGACGCTCTCATATGACTACTAGTGTTCTGTTTTTTTCACCTTAAAGAAAAGTATACACCGTGT
This Vigna angularis cultivar LongXiaoDou No.4 chromosome 4, ASM1680809v1, whole genome shotgun sequence DNA region includes the following protein-coding sequences:
- the LOC108330709 gene encoding lecithin-cholesterol acyltransferase-like 1, producing the protein MKKQGVVRIGFATLTEVVVVMLSVVCTCGASTSGNLHPLILVPGNGGNQLEAKLSREYKPSSFICESWYPLGKKNKGWFRLWFDSSVILAPFTQCFAQRMTLHYHPQLDDYFNTPGVLTRVPQFGSINSLLYLNPRLKHITEYMASLVDSLQELGYADGETLFGAPYDFRYGLAAEGHPSQVGSKFLKDLTKLIEEASASNGGKPVILVSHSLGGLFVLQLLIRNPPSWREKFIKHFIALSAPWGGAVDEMFTFASGNTLGVPLVDPLLVRGEQRSSESNLWLLPNPKIFGPQKPIVITPNKTYSAHDMVDFLKDIGFPEGVYPYETRIVPLIGNIPAPHVPITCIMGTGVRTLESLFYEKGDFDERPEISYGDGDGTVNLVSLLALQALWKEEKNQYLKVVKIDGVSHTSILKDEVALNEIVHEISAINSHADLGLSNVFSG
- the LOC108330686 gene encoding uncharacterized protein LOC108330686 — translated: MTSKHCFTNPTPTIVFFLLFALQISTILAASSHVINFRSPNLFPEGLAWDPTGQHFLVGSLRHRTISAISDAGVVETLVSDPSLPENVTILGLAVDSRNNRVLAALHALPPLPPFNALAAYDLRSGSRLFLSALPYAEEGDEKRAVANDVAVDFKGNAYVTNSGGNYIWKVSEKGEAWILSNSARFTEHPMIIGEKFSSCGINGLVYNGKGYLLVVQSNTGKMFKVDADDGVAKLVLLNEDLVGADGVVLRNDGVVLVVSSKRVWLVKSNDGWSQGVVFDKIDLDDEGFPTSIVVRERERAYVLHGHVLEGISGNSCESFKIEEVRSARESEGENVWMYVMVGIGLAYFLFWRFQMKQLVNNMNKKIN